DNA from Tachysurus fulvidraco isolate hzauxx_2018 chromosome 16, HZAU_PFXX_2.0, whole genome shotgun sequence:
gagagagagacagagagagagagagagagaaacatagaCAGgtgaatggagagagagagagaatagttcTACAGATAAACGGTGGTgagacattttatatatatatctatatatatctatatccatatccatccatccatcttctaccgcttatccggggccgggtcgcgggggcagaaGACTAaccagggacgcccagacttccctctccccagacacttcctccagctcttccgggggaataccgagtcgttcccaggccagccgaaagacatagtccctccagcgtgtcctaggtcttcccctgggcctcctcccggttggacatgcccggaacacctccccagggaggcgtccaggaggcatccggaacagatgccaaAGCCACCTCatctgactcctctcgatgtggaggagcagcggctctactctgagctcctcccgagtgaccgagctcctccccctatctctaagggagcgcccagccaccctgcggaggaaactcatttcggccgcctgtatccgggatcttgtcctttcggtcatgacccaaagctcatgaccataggtgagggtaggaacgtagatcgactgtcTTACtctctgacttactgccggctatgtgaaccaaactcctgctcctgtCTAACCCTAACCTGACTGCCCTTATCAGAAGGCCCCAGatcccatactcccagagcaccccccacaggtcaccatgagggacacagtcgaatgccttctccaaatccacaaaacacatgtgaactggttgggcaaactcccatgaaccctccagcaacctggcgacggtatagagatggtccagtgttccacgaccgagACGAAACccacattgttcctcctgaatccgaggttcgactatcggccgaattctcctctccagtaccctggcatagacttttccggggaggctgaggagtgtgatccccctgtagatggaacacaccctccagtcccccttcttaaacagagggaccaccaccccagtctgccagtccagaggcactgtccccaaccgccacgcgatgttgcagaggtgtgtcaaccaagacagccccacaacatccagagacttgaggtactcggggcggatctcatccaccccctgtgccttgccactgaggagcttctcaactatcTCAGTGACCTCAACTTGGGGGATCGaggagtccacaaccgagccctcggcctctgctCCCTCAgtggatatatactgtatatatagagacagacagagagacagacagacagacagagacagagagacagacagacagatctctTTATTAATACTGTAAGCTTCACActtagatggacagacagacagacagacagaacctGCAACACCaggaaaacaaaccaaaaactagaaagacatacagacttattattatacagacatacagagtttattgtgttttgttttattttgacaaaagcaagaaaaaacatgaacacgttggaatggaaataaactgaattCAGTGAGCAAAATGTAttctataataattataataataataatcataatcataataataataataatgacaagtTTCTCCTCCACAGTTGAAGGTGACCATCTGAGcaaaaattaatacaaaaaaagcctaaaaaattaaaacaagccTAAATTGTGCCAaatggttgattttttttgacCACTTAATAACAGTCCCTTATCTTTAGATCATTAGACTTGTGCTAATAATTCTAATTATAGCCCTAATTTAACATCTTCTGGCTTTAAGAACTTTcctcacatttatatttcacattttaacaAGGTCACGATTTCCTTATGTCTAATTGTCCATAAACTTTTTGTAAACTGATTAAGTTCTATTCTGTAATCGCTGTGAGAAATGTGGAGCTTTAACATCAGCACAAGTCTAACATCAGGTTCGTCTCCTTATAGAAAAGGTCCATTACGTCACGTTCGTTTTCACTCTGCATGCAGGAAGGGGAGAAAAACCCAGAGAAAGGCTGAGGTCACGTCCCACGTCAGCCGAgcaccaggtgtgtgtgtgtgtctgtctgtgtgtctcaatctctgtgcgtctctctgtctgtctgtgcgtgtgtgtctgtctgtgtttgtctgactctgtgtgtgtgtgtgtgtgtgtgtgtgtgtgtgtctgtgcgtctctctgtctgtctgtgcgtgtgtgtctgtctgtgtttgtctgactctgtgtgtgtgtgtgtgtgtgtgtgtgtgtgcatgtatgtgttgtTTCTTTCGTTAATAACAGTGGGTCAGCAGGATGATGGAACACGACACTTTCATGCATTGGTTTGGATCTTTGATTGTGGAGAGaattttaatttcaacattCGATCTCTGTACAGAAAAAATTCTCAatcattttagattatttttccAGAAgaggtaaataaaacatttcttttcttctaaGATGGCAGGAAGTTTCACTTTGCAGTCATCATCTGTACAAATTctggagaacaaaaaaaaagaatactggTTTAAccatttcatcatcatcatcatcatcatcatcacactgcAAACTGgttttacattaatattgttAATGAACTGATCATTAGCCACTCAGACGTCTCCTAATCTCTAATCCTCACTCGGTCGAGAATCCAACACCAGGTCTGAGTGATGAGGGATTAGAGACTAGTgtaatgtgagtgtgtgctgaagCTTGTTCCTTGTTCCGTACCTTCGTAGTTCACCTGACCGTCTCCATCGATGTCAGCTTCTCTGATCATCTCGTCCACTTCCTCGTCTGTGAGCTTCTCGCCGAGGTTTGTCATGACATGGCGCAGTTCTGCGGCGCTGATGTAGCCGTTTCCatcctagagagagagagagaagaggaaagagagacggaggcagagagagagtaagagagagaaagaatgaaagagagagagagaagaggagagaaaaagaaagacagagggggggagagagagaggaggagagacaaagagaggcagagagagaagaggagtgacaaagaaagacacagacagagagagagatagagagaggaggagagacaaagagaggaggagggggggcagagagaaagaagagaagagaaaaaggaagacagaaagggagagagaaaaagggagaggaggagagagaagaggagtgacaaagaaagtcagagagagagagagagagagagagagagagagagagagagagagagagagagattgtataTGAACAATCTGTACAGATAATCTAACATCAGGTCTGAACTCTACACCTGTCATGTTCAGGTCATGTTCATGTGGCTCACTTCGAACCGAATGCAGTGTTAAAACGAACCTTATCGAAGACCCTGAAAGCCTCCCTGATCTCCTCCTCACTGTCCGTGTCCTTCATCTTTCTGGCCATCATGGTCAAGAACTCTGGGAAGTCGATCGTTCCGTTacctgagagaaagaaataaacaccaTCCTTCAAACCCCTGCAGTGACCGACGGAGTTCATCCTGATGTCTGTTTGGAGCCGGAGATGTAGCTGATGTGAAGTAAACTTGTGTGTGCTTCTTCTGTCAGGTTCATCGTCATGAggaacatcacatcacacagcagtCTCGTTCCTCTACAGCACTGTGGTGTCTCCACCTGAGCTTCCAACATTAGTAGCCATGAGACTCTTTTATGTTACTAGAAACTGTGTGGAAACAGAATCCCGGGTTTTGTTATTTGagctttcacactgctcatacttaACCCAGGATTAACATTTCATCCTCTTCATAATCTGATGTCTCTCACTGGACATGCTAATCTggtttatttgcatatgtaacAGCTGTGAGCGCATTAAATGAGGGCTCGTCTCTCATACCTTTACTTTAGATTAATGTCCTCTACGCTAAAGTGTGAACCCGTCCTGCTCCCAGGTTAAGTGCAGAGTTAAAGACTTGTTGTTGCTATGctgtaatatttacagtatatagtcaCAGAACCATGACGATGAAGGTTACTGTGTTGTTCGAGACTTTAAAGCTCCCGATAAGGACATCTGCTATATGGCAAAAATTAGCATAACATTAGCATCTTTATTTTGTCTGCTCCGGTTAAGAGCTTAATTAGAGTAATGCAGTAATTCGAGTCATGTGTGTTGTTAATGTTTACAGACACCACATCCACAGGACGAGTCACTGATACGACacaaataaagataaaactgaataaaatagaaattcagGTTTTCTTTTACTGGTCTTGTGTGAAgtggatttctctctctctctctctctctctctctctctctctctctctctctctctctctctgtgtctgtctctgtctctcttgacTCACATTATTTTCAACACCTGAAATATTTTCAGCCACATCactgagaactgtgtgtgtgtgtgtgtgtgtgtgtgtgtgtgtgtgtgtatctgtcacCATCAGCATCGACTTCATTGATCATGTCCTGTAGCTCTGCCTCTGTGGGGTTTTGTCCCAGAGAGCGCATCACTGTTCCCAGCTCTTTAGTGGTGATGGTGCCGTCTCCGTCCTTATCGAACAGTGAGAACGCCTCCTTAAACTctgccaaacaaacaaacaaacaaacaaacaaacaaaatcaggGCCAGAGatttaaaccataaaaaaacaaagtttctCTAAAGAGGAGGAACCATACAATCTGATGATGTCATTAAAcatctcacaacacacacaaacacaacacacacccaataaacacaacacacaccataaacacacaaacaagtcggggcaagtcgtggcctaatggttagagagtctgacttgtaatccaaaggttgtgggttcgagtctcaggccggccacgactgaggcgcccttgagcaaggcaccaaacccccaaactgctcccaAGGAGCAGTAATCCaaagggtgtgtgttcacggtgtgtgtgttcactgctgtgtgtgtgcactttggatgggttaaatgcagagaacgaattctgagtctgggtcaccgtacttagccgtatgtcacgtcacgtcaaacagaacacaaacacaacacacacaataaacacaacacacccacaaacacaacacacaccataaacacacaaacacaacacaacacacacaataaacacaacacacacaataaacacacaaacacaacacaacacacacaataaacacaacacaccttcaaacacaacacacccacaaacacaacacacaccataaacacaacacacacacaagcacaacacacaccatttgAACACTGTAGTATAAATTATTTATGAAGATAGTGtctatataattaaattaaaattaaacatgtTAAAATAGATGATTAAAATAGATTAAAGATTCAGCTCTTACCTGCGATTTGTTCCTCTGTTAGTTGATCAGcctttaaacacacagcagagggaaatattattattattattattattattattattattattatgaaatgttTAATGCTAAAGGAATCTGCACAAGAGCTTCATCAGATTTATTAAGACACAAATCAGGACACGTTATATAACCTGAGAGAACATCGTGCACGACTCGGACACGGAGCCGAGAGATTTGACTTTAACATGCTGCACTATGTCAGTTAAATAAAGAGTGGTCCTGTAGCGGTGGGCGTGGTCTAATATTCTAATGAGCACAGTGTGAGGATTCATCTGATGTCTCATACAGCAGTGACGTTGGTGTTCTGTCCTTTGAGGCTTTTGGTTGTTGTCCTGTCAGGAAACAGACGTCTGTGAGCTTGTAAGCACTCAGAGTCTCAGTGACGCCTCTAAAGCTTCCAGTTGTGCAGGAAATCCTGCGACTACGCGTGACGTCACCGAGGCAGTGACAGGTGTACAGCGGCGCTTTATATCCTATTCATGACCACGTCATAAACGGTTAGTTCTCTATAAATAACTACTAGTTGTGAGAGGTTTATTACTTGGGAGTTATTTTAGACGTGCTGCTGATAAACTAATCCAACACGAATAAGGCTTTCGGCTCAACGGGTTACGGATGAGAAGGTGGCGAGCTGAGTGGATGGTCTGAGCTGTAATGACCACATcacactgtgtgtctctgtgactTTAGTAGGAGACgacagaaaggaaagaagattCACGCTTCCTTGGACATCCCTGTGTCTTGTTTCCTGTTCCTGCAGGATATCGACACAAATCCCGGAGAAACTCCTCTGATGGTTCCATCACAGGgctgaaatgtgtgtgattacGTCACTCAGTGAATGTCTCGCTTTAATGGAGGCGTGAGACAGGGAAGCCTTTGTGTTTCACAGTTTAAAGGATTTCTTACTTACAGTAAAGCTCAGATGGTGTAAAAAGAACACATCTGGCAACTCTGCCAACTATGCAGACTAGTGATGAAGTCAAAGAAAGGCAACACATCTGCCTGAATACACTCTGGCTGTATGACATGAAAGgatcattaatattcataattatACAAAAACTGGaacttttaatttgtttattatttaaaatcaaatcaaataaaatgttggtccacacacacagtataccacacacacacacacacagtataccacacacacacacacacacacagtataccacacacacagtataccacacacacacacacacacacacacacacacacacacacacacacacacacacacacagtataccacacacacacacacagtataccacacacacagtataccacacacacacacacacacacacacacacacacacacacacacacacacacacacagtgtatacctctctcagacacacacacagtgtacagtatatctccctcagacacacacacacacacacacacacacacacacacacacacacacacacacacacacacacacacagaaacatgctGATTCAACTCAACATTCACTAACAGTCACTGTCTGTCACactcacacgtacacacacagaaactgcAGAGAGGAACATGCTGATTCAACATACACtaacactgtctgtctctctctaacacacacacacacacacacacacacacacacacacaccaatatgaACTCTTATCAGCCCACTGAGCCTGGAAAGCTGcttaaatgtacacacacacacacacacacacacacacacacacacacacacacacacacacacacacacacacactacaagaTTGTCCATGTACACATACTATAAcacttgtattattattattactataacggattacacattataataccccccccacacacacactgaaactatCCCTTATTACTATCTTATTTCTCTAATAAGCTCTAACAGtcgaatgtatttatttattcatcatttcaTCTAACAtttggtgtgtctgtgtcctgAGGAAGCTGTGACCTGATCATCAGACAAACTCTAACCTAAAGCCTGTGAGCAGATGTTC
Protein-coding regions in this window:
- the calm1b gene encoding calmodulin-1b, which gives rise to MADQLTEEQIAEFKEAFSLFDKDGDGTITTKELGTVMRSLGQNPTEAELQDMINEVDADGNGTIDFPEFLTMMARKMKDTDSEEEIREAFRVFDKDGNGYISAAELRHVMTNLGEKLTDEEVDEMIREADIDGDGQVNYEEFVQMMTAK